The nucleotide sequence ACGTTTCACTGTGAATTCCTCCGTAGGTTGTGATTAACTTACAGGGTATTCACTCCGATTCCAACTGGAACAAAACATCAGGATTGCGGGCCGCCGGCCATGAAGTCGATACTTCCAGCTTCGAATCTTGCCAGAGTAAAGCGCTACCTGCACCAAGTAGGAAATCTCTCCTTAAAGCGCGCGACGTAGTCTCCGAATGGAGCCACACCAAAATAGACGATTTGTTGCTGGAGGCGGGTGTGTCAGGGCTCAACGTAGAACAGGGTTTTGGGAGTCGCCGAAAACGAGCCAATGCGATCATTCAGTTTGCGATAGATAACCCTTCAGCGCTTACGGCGGAACATTCTCTTTTTTCCGCATATCTCGCAAAACAAGCCCTAAAAACAAGCGACCACACAGAATCTGAGTCGCCGCAAACACAAGCGATTTCTTCCACGCCCATTGATATCTCTGAATTCGCCCCGGCTGTCCGATCACCAAATCGTGTCTTCGTGGTGCACGGCCAGAACGATACCGCGCGCAACGCAGTTGTCTACTTCCTGGAAAGCATCGGGTTGGAAGGAATCGTCCTTCATGAGCAACCCAGCATGGGACGCCATCTTCTGACCAAGTTTATCGAGGAGGCAGAATTGGTAACTTTTGCTGTAATCTTGATGACAGACGATGATGTCGGTAGCTTAAAGGAGGGAGTGCTCAGGCCGAGGGCTCGCCAGAACGTGATCCTGGAGTTGGGCTATTTCTTGGCCCGCCTCGGGCAGTCTAAGGTATGTGCTCTGATTACGCCAGGCCTCGAAACACCATCAGACTTCGACGGAATCGTTTATATCCGCATGGACAATGAAAGTCGATGGGAGCTGGAACTCAGACGGGAACTCGTAGCTGCGGGAATGCCCGTCGTAGAACTTCCTAAGAGTGAATAGCAACGTGTAGGATACAAGAAGTCACATATTCCCATCACTGATATTCGTCGGTTCTTCGTGAATTGAACGACTCACGGTATCTCTTTGGGATTGATAGTCGGCAGGAGGAATTAGACAATGGCGCGGAAGAAAGTAGACGTTGCGGCAGATCACATTTCGAAGTTGGCGAGCGCAACCCCGATAAAAGCCATCGAAGAATTAATATGGAATGCACTTGATGCAGGCGGAGACCGTGTCGAAGTCAATCT is from Candidatus Hydrogenedentota bacterium and encodes:
- a CDS encoding nucleotide-binding protein, translated to MINLQGIHSDSNWNKTSGLRAAGHEVDTSSFESCQSKALPAPSRKSLLKARDVVSEWSHTKIDDLLLEAGVSGLNVEQGFGSRRKRANAIIQFAIDNPSALTAEHSLFSAYLAKQALKTSDHTESESPQTQAISSTPIDISEFAPAVRSPNRVFVVHGQNDTARNAVVYFLESIGLEGIVLHEQPSMGRHLLTKFIEEAELVTFAVILMTDDDVGSLKEGVLRPRARQNVILELGYFLARLGQSKVCALITPGLETPSDFDGIVYIRMDNESRWELELRRELVAAGMPVVELPKSE